In the genome of Pempheris klunzingeri isolate RE-2024b chromosome 11, fPemKlu1.hap1, whole genome shotgun sequence, one region contains:
- the taf11 gene encoding transcription initiation factor TFIID subunit 11, with translation MADPARIKPEGIPERATSAKEEHPGVKSEESEDGPATAKPADENKESSSQDQPRQELKSEMAAGEDEEEGTSGQAASKRLKVEPEKKKEKRHKVDEDEIQKMQVLVSSFSEEQLNRYEMYRRSAFPKAAIKRLIQSITGSSVSQNVVIAMSGISKVFAGEIVEEALDVCEKWGDTPPLQPKHMREAVRRLKSRGQIPNSKYKHILYH, from the exons ATGGCCGACCCTGCACGGATCAAACCTGAGGGTATACCTGAGAGGGCAACGTCTGCTAAAGAGGAGCATCCTGGTGTCAAATCAGAGGAAAGTGAGGATGGGCCAGCCACAGCAAAGCCCGCTGATGAAAACAAAGAGTCATCTTCGCAAGATCAGCCCAGACAGGAGCTTAAATCT GAAATGGCAGCAGGGGAAGACGAGGAAGAAGGAACCTCTGGCCAGGCTGCTTCCAAAAGACTGAAGGTTGaaccagagaagaaaaaggagaagcgCCACAAGGTTGATGAGGATGAAATACAAAAGATGCA GGTTTTGGTGTCGTCCTTTTCTGAAGAGCAGCTGAATCGCTATGAGATGTACAGACGCTCTGCTTTCCCTAAGGCTGCTATTAAGAGG CTGATCCAGTCCATAACAGGATCATCAGTTTCCCAGAATGTGGTGATTGCCATGTCTGGTATTTCTAAGGTTTTTGCTGGGGAAATTGTTGAGGAAG CACTGGACGTTTGTGAGAAGTGGGGAGATACACCACCGCTTCAGCCCAAGCACatgagggaggcagtgaggaggctgAAGAGCCGAGGTCAGATTCCCAACTCCAAGTACAAGCACATTCTGTATCACTGA